The Streptomyces kanamyceticus genome window below encodes:
- a CDS encoding helix-turn-helix domain-containing protein has translation MSSDATPDPYADPLRFGQRVQILRERRGMTRPQLADFVGVSPHTLKKIENGQQKAPAMDMVLRIAGALRVRDLAELTGHPDSHVDLFIGPGHPRLASVKAAVDSFTLGSDVEPPPVAHLEARLHAAWKARHQAPNHREVIGRLLPDLIRDGQVLVRHANSAVDRRAAHALLAESYSLCQFFAAYQPDSSLLWRVAERGMTAAQESEDPHAIGVAAWLLAQAHRDSGPRHFDAADAVNLEAIRFLEPLLPDASDDVIAIAGALQFELGYTAARRRETGTAWWHWDKAREVAKKLPQDYYHPVTSFSRAIMGAHAVTVAVELHQGGESVRQAAKADESVIKSRPRRARHRIEEARGFQLDGQPDVALATLEKANVAAPETIAYNGYARGIILEAVESKHPARRRRASELAVDIGILAA, from the coding sequence ATGTCTTCAGATGCTACCCCGGACCCTTACGCCGACCCGCTGCGCTTCGGGCAACGCGTACAAATTCTTCGCGAGCGTCGCGGAATGACGCGGCCTCAACTGGCTGACTTCGTGGGCGTCTCACCGCACACCCTGAAGAAGATCGAGAACGGGCAGCAGAAGGCCCCCGCCATGGACATGGTGTTGCGCATCGCCGGGGCCCTGCGAGTGCGTGACCTTGCCGAACTGACTGGCCATCCAGACTCGCACGTCGATCTGTTCATCGGCCCCGGCCACCCACGGCTCGCTTCCGTGAAAGCCGCAGTCGACTCCTTCACCTTGGGCTCCGACGTTGAGCCGCCGCCCGTCGCTCACTTGGAAGCCCGCCTTCACGCCGCGTGGAAGGCTCGCCACCAGGCGCCCAACCATCGCGAGGTCATCGGCCGCTTGCTGCCCGACCTCATCCGCGACGGCCAGGTCCTCGTCCGCCACGCGAACAGCGCGGTCGACCGTCGCGCAGCTCATGCGCTGCTCGCCGAGTCGTACAGCCTGTGTCAGTTCTTCGCGGCCTATCAGCCTGACTCCAGCCTGTTGTGGCGCGTCGCCGAGCGGGGGATGACCGCCGCCCAGGAGTCGGAGGACCCGCACGCGATCGGTGTCGCCGCATGGCTGCTGGCGCAGGCGCACCGCGATAGCGGCCCACGCCACTTCGACGCGGCCGATGCCGTGAACCTCGAAGCCATTCGCTTCCTCGAACCGCTTCTGCCGGACGCCTCGGACGATGTCATCGCCATCGCTGGAGCCCTGCAGTTCGAACTCGGCTACACCGCGGCTCGGCGCCGCGAGACCGGTACCGCGTGGTGGCACTGGGACAAGGCCCGCGAGGTGGCCAAGAAGCTGCCGCAGGACTACTACCACCCGGTGACGTCCTTCTCCCGCGCCATCATGGGCGCGCACGCTGTCACCGTCGCTGTCGAGCTGCACCAGGGCGGGGAATCCGTGCGTCAGGCCGCGAAGGCGGACGAGAGCGTCATCAAGTCCCGCCCGCGCCGGGCCCGTCACAGGATCGAGGAGGCGCGCGGCTTCCAGCTCGACGGGCAGCCCGATGTCGCCCTTGCCACGCTGGAGAAGGCCAACGTCGCCGCGCCGGAGACGATCGCGTACAACGGGTACGCGCGCGGGATCATCCTGGAGGCGGTCGAGTCGAAGCATCCCGCGCGCAGGCGGCGAGCGTCTGAGCTGGCCGTGGACATCGGCATCTTGGCGGCATAG
- a CDS encoding nucleotidyltransferase family protein, translated as MARKLTVDQRLALISKWKSPPSATEQQRLERAERMVRAAVAAYGPFRGLDVKVDAKGSYPNSTNVRGDSDVDTKIQVNNPYYINGSPSWDAPLGLREPPLAVWPPEHLREHAHAALAEFFGTVDADHNVAFYVPEVAGSRPSIDVVPCFKYRKFHDCRWIDGSIVHARDGQQIINWPEQQLANGCAKNVRTGHRYKIVVRVLKNVENNLADEGVIAALPSYFSECLIYNVPDDVLKAGSLDDAVRNSLSYLDTAMHSLIRALLMVEPNEVKKLFGPGQKWNEKDALDLIEGAWHYLGYGD; from the coding sequence ATGGCACGGAAGTTGACTGTCGATCAACGCCTGGCATTGATCAGCAAGTGGAAGAGTCCGCCGAGCGCTACGGAGCAGCAGCGACTCGAGCGAGCCGAGCGCATGGTGCGTGCGGCAGTTGCAGCGTACGGCCCGTTTCGCGGCCTCGACGTGAAGGTCGACGCCAAAGGCTCCTACCCCAACAGCACCAACGTCCGCGGGGACAGCGACGTGGACACCAAGATCCAGGTGAACAACCCGTACTACATCAACGGCTCTCCCAGTTGGGATGCGCCGCTCGGCCTGCGTGAACCGCCTCTGGCAGTGTGGCCACCGGAGCACCTCCGCGAGCACGCCCATGCAGCGCTCGCAGAGTTCTTCGGCACGGTGGACGCGGACCACAACGTCGCCTTCTACGTGCCGGAGGTCGCGGGCAGCCGACCCAGCATCGACGTGGTCCCGTGCTTCAAGTACCGCAAGTTCCACGACTGCAGGTGGATCGACGGCAGCATCGTCCATGCCCGCGACGGCCAGCAGATCATCAACTGGCCCGAGCAGCAGCTCGCCAACGGCTGTGCAAAGAACGTCCGCACGGGCCACCGGTACAAGATCGTCGTTCGGGTCCTGAAGAACGTCGAGAACAACCTTGCCGATGAGGGTGTCATCGCAGCGTTGCCGTCGTACTTTTCAGAGTGCCTCATCTACAACGTGCCTGACGACGTCCTGAAAGCCGGAAGCCTCGACGACGCGGTCCGCAATAGCCTCAGTTACTTGGACACTGCCATGCACAGCCTCATCAGGGCACTGCTCATGGTGGAGCCGAACGAGGTTAAGAAGCTGTTCGGGCCAGGGCAGAAGTGGAACGAGAAGGATGCCCTCGACCTGATCGAGGGCGCCTGGCACTACCTGGGGTACGGAGACTGA
- a CDS encoding Cap15 family cyclic dinucleotide receptor domain-containing protein, giving the protein MGGSGIRTGASITATLYAAVLLALGLYPSELRYLFAYIPTVIGYGVVVFDKWAWRWPLIHRLTGRPWLTGAWRAVLQPSAESRIPTGGNRGPIVAYLTIEQTFWSLHATLRTAESTSRSSNATIESSERSTVAEVRFQYENTPRVEHQHRSPQHEGACRLTVTGHTPRAASGRYFTARLTAGDIDLTLIDRSTDHETFAHVQAADPASATT; this is encoded by the coding sequence ATGGGCGGGTCCGGCATACGCACCGGCGCCAGCATCACCGCCACGCTGTACGCCGCAGTGCTGCTGGCGCTGGGCCTGTACCCGTCCGAGCTGCGCTATCTCTTCGCCTACATCCCCACGGTGATCGGCTATGGGGTGGTCGTCTTCGACAAGTGGGCCTGGCGTTGGCCGCTCATCCACCGCCTCACCGGCCGCCCCTGGCTTACCGGCGCTTGGCGCGCGGTGCTGCAGCCCAGCGCAGAAAGCCGGATCCCCACTGGCGGCAATCGCGGCCCCATCGTTGCCTACTTGACCATCGAGCAGACCTTCTGGAGTCTTCACGCCACGCTCCGCACCGCCGAGAGCACCTCACGGTCGAGCAACGCAACCATCGAGTCTTCCGAGCGCTCAACGGTCGCCGAGGTCCGCTTCCAGTACGAGAACACCCCTCGCGTCGAGCACCAACACCGCAGTCCCCAGCACGAAGGGGCCTGCCGGCTCACCGTGACCGGACACACCCCGCGGGCGGCCAGCGGCCGCTACTTCACGGCACGCCTCACCGCTGGTGACATTGACCTCACCCTGATCGACCGTTCGACCGATCATGAGACCTTCGCTCACGTACAGGCTGCCGACCCCGCCAGCGCCACGACGTGA
- a CDS encoding DUF4238 domain-containing protein, which produces MSESSEKSKLKRRHHTVPRLLLRRFADGQRIMRVPLDGGERRLVGIADVTVQRDFYSMLDENGQLDDTVEDMLAELEGKAAKVIREITDGAWPLPVAERAVLAEWMAAQYARIPAARKARNEMADHLGKVMIAMGGKPEIRRRLEETSTEPVSDEQVDALWDELTDFDGYYAEMSVNEHMASMGQSMRTACEVFMARSWGLIKFEHRTLLIPDHPVTLVRADDAPRFRGVGIGNAAGILMPIDRRVAIIMASPGHDDFIERPNTKLAKELNQRFADNARRELFHHPDDNPLDGVELPPVRDREMMISQSPEGFLLSDRPARGSG; this is translated from the coding sequence ATGAGCGAGTCCTCCGAGAAGTCCAAGTTGAAGCGTCGGCATCACACTGTGCCGCGCTTGCTTCTGCGGCGCTTCGCTGACGGTCAGCGAATCATGCGCGTCCCCCTCGACGGAGGCGAGCGCCGCCTGGTTGGGATCGCCGACGTCACCGTTCAGCGCGACTTCTACTCGATGCTGGACGAGAACGGGCAACTCGACGACACCGTGGAGGACATGCTCGCCGAGCTGGAGGGGAAGGCGGCCAAGGTCATACGCGAGATCACTGACGGGGCGTGGCCGCTGCCGGTCGCAGAGCGCGCTGTCCTCGCCGAGTGGATGGCGGCGCAGTACGCGAGGATCCCCGCTGCTCGTAAGGCGCGCAACGAGATGGCTGACCATCTCGGCAAGGTCATGATTGCCATGGGCGGGAAGCCCGAGATCCGCAGGCGCCTCGAAGAGACCTCCACGGAACCCGTCTCGGATGAGCAGGTCGATGCGCTGTGGGACGAGCTGACGGACTTCGACGGCTACTACGCAGAGATGTCCGTCAACGAACACATGGCGTCGATGGGCCAGTCCATGAGGACGGCGTGCGAGGTGTTCATGGCCCGCTCCTGGGGTCTGATCAAGTTCGAACACCGCACGCTTCTCATCCCGGATCATCCAGTGACGCTGGTGCGTGCGGACGACGCGCCGAGGTTTCGCGGCGTCGGTATCGGCAATGCAGCCGGGATCCTCATGCCTATCGATCGGAGGGTTGCCATCATCATGGCGTCGCCGGGACATGATGACTTCATCGAACGGCCCAACACCAAGCTGGCCAAGGAGCTGAACCAGCGCTTCGCGGATAACGCGCGCAGGGAACTGTTCCACCATCCCGACGACAACCCTCTGGACGGGGTTGAACTGCCTCCGGTGCGGGACCGCGAGATGATGATCAGCCAGTCGCCGGAGGGCTTCCTGCTGTCTGATCGTCCTGCTCGCGGGTCCGGGTAG
- a CDS encoding LacI family DNA-binding transcriptional regulator: MGYAEKRGGYWRGRYKIEDGKYGTVADSAGVVVKFATKREAKQAADAEEVTVRRGQWRDPGLGQETFGEYASRWYAAQDLAASTMQNYKRHIEEHLLPDFEDKALAGILCTDVDAWEKKERASYAASSVKTWRSTLHLIFEDAIDEGLLTSNPAARRRGRGKRAGRSRDRGPEKVVTDVLGILLTAERASLLSGRDDEFVATVLKGYTGKRWGEIVGLETEFVRPNAFRVEWQLYELDTGELVRCPPKDDSYRDIDSTDWLSALVFNHIARTKPTPCPCHGRTYVFRGQGAARTGGHQGAKLVDVARRAEVSTGTVSNVLNHPDRVREDTRVRVELAIAELGFMRGGATSEHAAHWRRNGFATWLFTPAVSGWYPKKAPQEARPVPILGEPWPGIPARGRGAAARADACWLPIAKGLTPHGLRHTHRTMMEDLGTEKVLMDERMGHIDGSVSARYAHVTPGMRQRLMLGLTEQWEAALDARLAMSRRSPVAVLDALLQKRLLAAA; encoded by the coding sequence GTGGGGTACGCAGAGAAGCGCGGCGGCTACTGGCGCGGCCGCTACAAGATCGAGGACGGCAAGTACGGAACCGTCGCCGATTCCGCGGGCGTCGTGGTCAAGTTCGCCACCAAGCGTGAAGCCAAGCAGGCCGCAGACGCGGAAGAGGTGACCGTTCGGCGTGGACAGTGGCGCGACCCGGGCCTCGGCCAGGAGACCTTCGGCGAGTACGCGAGCCGCTGGTACGCCGCCCAGGACCTGGCCGCCTCGACGATGCAGAACTACAAGCGCCACATCGAGGAGCACCTGCTCCCCGACTTCGAGGACAAGGCGCTCGCAGGCATCCTGTGCACGGACGTCGACGCCTGGGAGAAGAAGGAGCGGGCTTCGTACGCGGCTTCCAGCGTCAAGACCTGGCGCTCGACGCTCCACCTGATCTTCGAGGACGCGATCGACGAGGGTCTGCTCACGTCCAACCCGGCGGCCCGTCGGCGTGGGCGAGGCAAGCGCGCCGGACGTTCGCGTGACCGCGGCCCGGAGAAGGTCGTCACCGACGTGCTCGGCATCCTGCTCACCGCAGAGCGGGCCTCCTTGCTCTCCGGCCGCGACGACGAATTCGTCGCCACGGTACTCAAGGGCTACACCGGCAAGCGCTGGGGCGAAATCGTCGGCCTGGAAACGGAGTTCGTCCGGCCCAACGCCTTCCGCGTCGAGTGGCAGCTGTACGAGCTGGACACCGGCGAGCTGGTGCGCTGTCCGCCCAAGGACGACAGCTACCGCGACATCGACTCGACGGACTGGCTGTCGGCCCTGGTCTTCAACCACATCGCCCGTACGAAGCCGACACCCTGCCCCTGCCACGGAAGGACGTATGTCTTCCGCGGCCAGGGTGCGGCGCGCACCGGTGGCCACCAGGGCGCGAAGCTCGTCGACGTCGCCCGCCGCGCCGAAGTCTCCACGGGAACGGTCTCCAACGTCCTCAACCACCCCGACCGCGTCCGCGAGGACACCCGCGTACGCGTCGAACTCGCCATCGCAGAGCTCGGGTTCATGCGGGGAGGTGCCACATCAGAGCACGCGGCCCACTGGCGCCGAAACGGCTTCGCCACTTGGCTGTTCACCCCGGCGGTCTCTGGCTGGTACCCCAAGAAGGCTCCGCAGGAGGCCCGCCCGGTACCGATCCTCGGCGAGCCCTGGCCGGGCATCCCAGCCCGAGGCCGAGGGGCCGCCGCTCGGGCGGACGCCTGCTGGCTCCCGATAGCCAAGGGCCTCACGCCGCACGGGCTTCGGCACACCCACCGGACGATGATGGAGGACCTCGGCACCGAGAAGGTCCTCATGGATGAACGCATGGGCCACATCGACGGCTCGGTCTCCGCGCGCTACGCCCACGTCACACCCGGCATGCGCCAGCGCCTCATGCTCGGCCTGACCGAGCAATGGGAGGCGGCACTCGACGCGCGGCTGGCCATGAGCCGCCGGTCCCCGGTCGCCGTGCTCGACGCGTTGCTGCAGAAGAGGCTACTGGCGGCGGCCTAG
- a CDS encoding helix-turn-helix domain-containing protein has product MRQPAITPASAPTPHAEAALPRLYVPEEVAAVLGCSAWWVKDRARRRLIPFTRVGRAYRFSDEHLAEIIRMHEERPAQTPQRPGVVPAPTRKPRARQQPETAAPTVRLKARPPRRMTKSLFGTAA; this is encoded by the coding sequence TTGCGCCAACCCGCGATAACCCCTGCCTCCGCACCGACTCCGCATGCCGAGGCCGCGCTGCCACGTCTCTACGTCCCCGAGGAGGTCGCCGCCGTACTCGGCTGCTCCGCTTGGTGGGTCAAGGACCGCGCCCGCCGACGGCTCATCCCGTTCACCCGCGTCGGCCGCGCCTACCGCTTCTCGGACGAGCACCTTGCCGAGATCATCCGCATGCACGAAGAGCGTCCGGCCCAGACTCCGCAGCGCCCTGGCGTCGTCCCGGCACCGACCCGGAAGCCTCGCGCTCGGCAGCAGCCCGAGACGGCTGCCCCCACCGTCCGTCTCAAGGCCCGCCCGCCACGCCGGATGACCAAGTCCCTGTTCGGGACTGCTGCTTAA
- a CDS encoding helix-turn-helix domain-containing protein, which yields MADEDPPQGVLLSGEGNVAVRIKLEREARGWSTNALSDRMNEAGFEMNPSAVWRIENGKRRINLDETIGFAEVFGLDLRNLVGPPQLAAKARAMELIDEILDAFRATQRASMAFTEARDALDAYLAEHPDIREEADVMVSNAIAEEASKTMLKMHSPPPGGGDADPAGEA from the coding sequence ATGGCGGATGAAGACCCGCCGCAGGGCGTCCTGCTCAGCGGCGAGGGCAACGTCGCGGTGCGCATCAAGCTGGAACGCGAGGCGCGCGGCTGGAGCACCAACGCCCTGTCCGACCGCATGAACGAGGCCGGCTTCGAGATGAACCCGTCCGCGGTCTGGCGGATCGAAAACGGCAAGCGCCGCATCAACCTCGACGAGACCATCGGCTTCGCCGAGGTCTTCGGCCTCGACCTGCGCAACCTCGTCGGCCCTCCGCAGCTGGCAGCCAAGGCCCGCGCCATGGAGCTCATCGACGAGATCCTCGATGCGTTCCGCGCGACCCAGCGAGCCAGCATGGCCTTCACCGAGGCGCGCGACGCCCTCGACGCCTACCTCGCCGAGCACCCCGACATCCGCGAGGAAGCCGACGTCATGGTCTCCAACGCCATCGCGGAGGAGGCCAGTAAGACCATGCTGAAGATGCACAGCCCTCCGCCTGGTGGCGGCGACGCCGATCCCGCCGGCGAGGCATAG
- a CDS encoding DUF3631 domain-containing protein: MTDPQPKTPSLPDDAATSWPPVAVPGQPADSPAPPADEDLDDAPVAAPLSEGAQILDDLRAQIKRYVAMPSEEAVTAAALWIAATHLQRAWQHAPRLAIVAPEKRCGKSRLLDVVTETVHNRLITVNATAAAIFRSIDGDDPPTLLVDEADAMFSTTKAAEKNEEVRGLINAGHQRGRPTLRVSGPEHQVQEFPTFAMAALAGIGDLPDTIMDRAVVIRMRRRASGEKVASFRTGRDTPALNAIRDRLRAWLLPLYEQALEMEPPMPVEDRAADTWEPLVIIADLAGGDWPALARTACRTMTNYEAGQDEEGGLRTRLLVGIRRAFAAVGDPAVLSTKHLLESLNADKEAPWAEYGANGLTPRGLQLLLKPYGISSANRRFPDGTQAKGFARNQFLDTWARYCPEPKPTAEPAQSADEPLPGTAA, translated from the coding sequence ATGACCGATCCCCAGCCGAAGACGCCATCCCTTCCCGACGACGCCGCCACCTCGTGGCCTCCAGTTGCTGTGCCCGGCCAACCGGCCGACTCCCCCGCGCCTCCCGCGGACGAGGACCTCGACGACGCCCCCGTGGCGGCGCCGCTGTCCGAGGGAGCGCAGATCCTGGACGACCTGCGGGCGCAGATCAAGCGGTACGTGGCGATGCCGAGCGAGGAGGCCGTCACGGCGGCGGCGTTGTGGATCGCGGCCACGCATCTGCAGCGCGCTTGGCAGCACGCACCGCGCCTTGCGATCGTCGCTCCGGAGAAGCGGTGCGGTAAGTCCCGGCTGCTGGATGTGGTGACCGAGACGGTGCACAACCGTCTGATCACGGTCAACGCCACTGCAGCGGCGATCTTCCGGTCGATCGACGGGGACGACCCGCCGACCCTGCTGGTCGACGAGGCCGACGCCATGTTCAGCACCACCAAGGCCGCGGAGAAGAACGAGGAGGTCCGCGGCCTGATCAACGCCGGGCACCAGCGCGGCCGGCCGACGCTGCGGGTGTCCGGGCCCGAGCACCAGGTGCAGGAGTTCCCCACCTTCGCCATGGCCGCCCTCGCCGGGATCGGCGACCTGCCCGACACGATCATGGACCGGGCGGTGGTCATCCGGATGCGACGCCGTGCGTCAGGCGAGAAGGTGGCGTCCTTCCGCACGGGGCGCGACACCCCTGCCCTGAACGCGATCCGCGACCGTCTCCGCGCCTGGCTCCTGCCGCTCTACGAGCAGGCCCTGGAGATGGAGCCGCCCATGCCGGTCGAGGACCGTGCGGCGGACACCTGGGAACCGCTGGTCATCATCGCCGACCTCGCCGGAGGCGACTGGCCCGCGCTCGCCCGCACCGCCTGCCGCACCATGACGAACTACGAGGCCGGCCAGGACGAGGAAGGCGGCCTGCGCACGCGCCTCCTAGTTGGCATCCGCCGCGCCTTCGCCGCCGTCGGCGATCCGGCCGTGCTGAGCACGAAGCACCTGCTGGAGTCACTCAACGCGGACAAGGAGGCGCCGTGGGCGGAGTACGGCGCCAACGGCCTGACCCCGCGCGGCCTGCAGCTGCTGCTGAAGCCGTACGGCATCAGCTCGGCCAACCGCCGCTTCCCCGACGGCACCCAGGCCAAGGGCTTCGCGCGCAACCAATTCCTCGACACCTGGGCCCGCTACTGCCCCGAGCCCAAGCCGACGGCCGAGCCCGCACAGTCGGCGGACGAGCCGCTGCCCGGCACCGCAGCCTGA
- a CDS encoding DUF2637 domain-containing protein, which produces MFARIAVIRGTDLIRLGIALLAVFAFALSYDALRQMGVAIHIRGLLTFAFPLVIDGFIAVGVGALLMLRTAPWYSRLYVWLLVGAATMTSIWANAVHAVRLNEQARQGDGLRLDNVTVGALSAIAPLALAGAVHLYIVVHHHPASHSHADVARDSANVASSTTDVAEAPQPPANPQDHEPREISPERLALARTAPLGRKGRASRRHIEATFRSRDLTIGRAEADKLKDTLQAELDTAASQQPQELDAVSASTAA; this is translated from the coding sequence TTGTTCGCACGCATCGCCGTCATACGCGGCACCGACCTGATCCGCCTCGGCATCGCCCTGCTCGCCGTATTCGCCTTCGCCCTCTCCTACGACGCACTGCGCCAGATGGGAGTCGCCATCCACATCCGCGGACTGCTCACCTTCGCCTTCCCGCTCGTGATCGACGGGTTCATCGCCGTCGGTGTCGGCGCCCTGCTCATGCTGCGCACCGCACCCTGGTACTCCCGCCTGTACGTGTGGCTGCTCGTCGGTGCGGCCACGATGACGAGCATCTGGGCCAACGCCGTACACGCCGTCCGCCTCAACGAGCAAGCCCGCCAAGGTGATGGCCTCCGCCTCGACAACGTCACCGTCGGCGCCTTGTCCGCCATCGCCCCGCTCGCTCTGGCCGGCGCCGTCCACCTCTACATCGTCGTCCACCACCACCCCGCTTCCCACAGCCACGCCGATGTGGCGCGGGACTCTGCCAACGTGGCCTCCAGCACCACCGACGTGGCTGAAGCCCCTCAGCCCCCTGCCAACCCGCAGGATCACGAGCCCCGCGAGATCTCTCCCGAACGGCTCGCCCTCGCGCGCACCGCGCCATTGGGGCGCAAGGGCCGCGCCTCGCGCCGCCACATCGAAGCCACCTTCCGTAGCAGGGACTTGACCATCGGCAGGGCGGAGGCGGACAAGCTCAAGGACACCCTGCAGGCCGAGCTCGACACAGCCGCCTCTCAGCAGCCTCAGGAACTCGATGCGGTCTCCGCCAGTACCGCCGCCTGA
- a CDS encoding plasmid mobilization protein, protein MHDQHHELPIHQQEMTIGLNSAASCRVRSPYPTPAPEGAGASGAEAAPESAGPGGPTAEGGAEPSSSVPQQPAPRRRLRDKQLRERRVHPRYNDDEFTLVKSAAALSGMAAGGYVAECSLAAARSDDPTAAVADYRSMIKALMAANGKLGQIGNNLNQLTHHLNKDGAWPHPATVQRLLDRVEATVAKLDTAIAQVTEGR, encoded by the coding sequence ATGCACGACCAGCACCACGAACTCCCCATCCACCAGCAGGAGATGACCATCGGCCTCAACAGCGCAGCAAGTTGTCGGGTAAGGAGTCCTTACCCGACCCCCGCCCCGGAAGGGGCCGGGGCATCCGGCGCCGAGGCGGCACCGGAGTCGGCCGGCCCAGGGGGGCCGACCGCGGAAGGGGGAGCCGAGCCGTCGTCGAGCGTGCCGCAGCAGCCCGCGCCGCGTCGCCGTCTGCGTGACAAGCAGCTGCGCGAGCGCCGCGTCCACCCCCGCTACAACGACGACGAGTTCACCCTCGTCAAGAGCGCCGCTGCCCTGAGCGGCATGGCAGCAGGCGGCTACGTCGCCGAGTGCTCGCTCGCCGCCGCCCGCTCCGACGACCCCACCGCGGCCGTCGCCGACTACCGCTCCATGATCAAGGCGCTCATGGCCGCCAACGGAAAGCTCGGCCAGATCGGCAACAACCTCAACCAGCTCACCCACCACCTCAACAAGGACGGCGCTTGGCCCCACCCTGCCACCGTCCAACGCCTCCTGGACCGCGTCGAGGCGACCGTCGCCAAGCTGGACACCGCCATCGCCCAGGTCACTGAGGGGCGGTGA
- a CDS encoding flavoprotein yields MSDQPDQQQTKKPFLYVVVCACGIARDVGKLITAAQEANWDVGVVATPQGLGFIDAEAVEAQTGYPIRSAWRLPGDPRPLPPADAIAVAPATFNTINKWAAGISDTLALGILCEAYGMGIPIAAFPYVNAAQAAHPAYARSLDVLHEMGVLIGSYEPHEPKADGGAERYRWEEALELLTPELSAAD; encoded by the coding sequence GTGAGTGATCAGCCAGACCAGCAGCAGACCAAGAAGCCCTTCCTGTACGTCGTCGTATGCGCCTGCGGCATCGCCAGGGACGTCGGCAAGCTGATCACGGCAGCCCAAGAGGCGAACTGGGATGTCGGCGTCGTCGCCACCCCGCAGGGCCTCGGTTTCATCGACGCCGAGGCGGTTGAGGCGCAGACCGGCTACCCGATCCGCTCGGCCTGGCGACTGCCCGGCGACCCGCGTCCGCTGCCGCCCGCAGACGCCATCGCGGTGGCCCCGGCCACCTTCAACACGATCAACAAGTGGGCGGCGGGGATCTCCGACACCTTGGCGTTGGGCATCCTGTGCGAGGCGTACGGGATGGGTATCCCGATCGCCGCCTTCCCGTACGTGAACGCGGCCCAGGCCGCCCATCCCGCGTACGCACGCAGCCTCGACGTATTGCACGAGATGGGCGTCCTGATCGGCTCGTACGAGCCCCACGAGCCGAAGGCGGACGGCGGGGCCGAGCGCTACCGCTGGGAGGAGGCGCTGGAGCTGCTCACCCCGGAGCTGTCCGCGGCGGACTGA
- a CDS encoding HAD-IA family hydrolase gives MILDFGGVLTTRMRLNGEAFERSEGLTPGAYFHALGEHPDGVRVYADLEVGRATQEEWNHVIGGILGVDPTDLMRRALANLRPEPAIVAAAERARSAGIKVAMLSNSFGLEPFNPYKEPGMYQGFDAVVLSEVERVRKPSTAIYQRTLDALDLTGPECVFVDDHAKNLPPAEALGITTIHHTDAAVTAARLDELLFQPATRTATQ, from the coding sequence TTGATCCTTGACTTCGGCGGTGTCCTCACCACCCGGATGCGCCTCAATGGCGAAGCCTTCGAGAGGTCGGAGGGGCTCACGCCGGGGGCCTACTTCCACGCCCTCGGAGAGCACCCCGATGGGGTACGCGTGTACGCCGACCTTGAAGTGGGCAGGGCGACACAGGAGGAGTGGAACCACGTCATCGGAGGGATTCTCGGCGTCGACCCGACCGATCTGATGCGACGAGCCTTGGCCAACCTCCGTCCGGAGCCCGCGATAGTCGCCGCCGCCGAGCGCGCCCGATCTGCGGGGATCAAGGTGGCCATGTTGTCGAACAGCTTCGGCCTTGAACCCTTCAACCCCTACAAGGAACCGGGGATGTACCAAGGATTCGACGCCGTGGTGCTCTCTGAAGTCGAGCGCGTCCGCAAGCCTTCTACGGCCATCTACCAACGAACCCTGGATGCCCTCGACCTGACCGGTCCCGAGTGCGTCTTCGTGGACGACCACGCGAAGAATCTGCCGCCCGCGGAAGCCCTGGGAATCACCACCATCCACCACACCGACGCCGCGGTCACTGCGGCTCGGCTCGATGAGTTGCTGTTCCAGCCGGCGACGCGGACGGCCACTCAGTGA